The following proteins are encoded in a genomic region of Glycine soja cultivar W05 chromosome 17, ASM419377v2, whole genome shotgun sequence:
- the LOC114391891 gene encoding uncharacterized protein LOC114391891, which yields MGNCCKAASSMEWDGEDWSDLATSKKTSLRKVFDEAHAHVHHGHGLSLGNVQKEKLMRSLRAFPDANGKANIKISKKELVELLEKQQQTNKKQVGRVSAEQVLLRLTRARDHDAARHGLWKPVLESIPELIS from the coding sequence ATGGGAAACTGTTGCAAGGCAGCATCATCAATGGAGTGGGATGGCGAGGACTGGAGTGATTTGGCGACGTCCAAGAAGACCAGCTTGAGGAAGGTGTTTGACGAAGCTCATGCTCATGTTCATCATGGTCATGGGTTGAGTTTAGGAAATGTGCAGAAGGAGAAGCTCATGAGATCGCTAAGAGCTTTTCCTGATGCTAATGGGAAGGCGAATATAAAGATTTCAAAGAAAGAGTTGGTggaattgttggagaagcaACAACAAACTAATAAGAAGCAAGTAGGGAGAGTATCTGCAGAACAAGTTCTGCTTCGCTTAACAAGGGCTAGAGATCATGATGCAGCTCGTCACGGATTATGGAAGCCCGTGCTAGAGAGTATTCCGGAGTTAATTAGTTGA